The genomic interval CTCCCGTACTTTGTATTccaccaaaaataaatatcattcCGTTTGTTTTGATTGGATTTCTGCTTTCTTGAAGAAGTTTCCTATAAGTGTGCCTAATCAAattgccatttttataaatttaccTCTAGGTTTATTGAATAATTCATGGCTGTTTGGCTTGCTGGATGGAATGTGATTTTCAAGATCGTTCGATATGTAAATATTGAACTTGAAGGGCATATCAGAACGGTACTTTTTGGGTCTGTTTGGAGtcaaattttacaattttgtaataaatatatcatttaaatattcaaaactaTAGAGAATACAGTACAATTGTCGGGTAGCTAGATTGATTCTTTACTTTTCAATTACCaagaaatttcttttaaaataagCTAATCTCTGTTAAGCGCCAAATcctaataaattttttatgcCTTATTGATTACAGCTATGCCCATTATTGACCCAGACAGTATAGATGACTCCCTCACGTGTCCACCTTGTGAAAATGACTTTCCCACCTGCTACAAAGTGATCGTCGAGGTGGAAAGGGGGAATGGGCTGCCCGGTAGCTGTTGTCCTCGCTACGAATGCCTCGATGAGGAACCTGTCTGCGACGGTTCCAAACGGAGATTCTATAAGAACAAATGCACTGTTTGCGATCCTTGCGAACCGCTGGCCATTCAATGCAAGGAAATATGTCCAATGGAGGAACTGGAACCCATTTGTTTGACTGACAACAATGAGTACAAAAGAAAAGGTGATGTTTGGATGGAAAACGATGGTTGTACTACATGCACTTGCGAAGATGGATATGTCTCCCGTAGTGCTATTCAGTGCAATCATATATATTCGTGCAGCAATCCCATTAAGGTCAAGGGAATATGCTGTCTGATTTGTCCGGAGGAACTCGGTGTGAGTAACGATATCTTCGGCGATAGTACTCACAAGTATAGAAACTCCACTTCAGCTCCAATTTCGGAAAAAAGTGAATCCTCCAGTTCGGAGAGTAGCTCCACTGTGCCAACAGATACTTCTGATTCCGTTCCAAGCACAAACGGTTCAGCCAGTAGCCCATCTACATCATCTGAAATGGCCACATCCACTCCGAATACAAGTGAAGTATCCAGTTCCACAGAAAATTCAAGTACGGATTCCAGTTATGAACAACTTGGAGGTTCTGCCACTTCCGAGTCGCCGGATCGCAAACCCGATTCAGAAGAACAAGAAACTAGTTCTGATTCTCCTATTGAGACTACCACAAATCCAACCACATCCGACGATCTAGAAACTTTCTCAGTTTCAAGCACTTTCATGGAACTTCCCATTTCAACAGAAGACGGTATCACCAAAATGTCATTTAATGCTGATAATAGAACACCCAAAGCGATTGATGAGCCCACTGTGATCTTAGTTACTGCATCTAACTTCTCAGTGGCAACAGATAATCCCTTCACGAATCAACCGGCTGTCGTAGCCCCCGAATCCACCAGTCAAATTAAGGATCTCAACAGCATGGAGATCCAGCAAATAACTTATCCCTACGCAGAGGTCCCCCAGGAGCACATCCAAACCGATTGGCCTTGGGAATGCGTAGTTGTAATGGTGTTAGTTATATTTTTAGTATTGATATTTCTTTATGCCATCGTGAAGAGATATTCCATAAGCAAAAAATACCATGCCATACCATTAAATCCAGTTCGAAAGTtaaatgaaactgaaaaaacAAAGGCGGAGCAGAAGTTGTGATTGCCACACAGAGAAAATGATAGTTCCAGGCTGCCATCTCAGTTTATCAGTTCGTGTTTTCTCTGTGTGAATTCCAACATCCTGCAGACTGATTTTTGATCTTAAAAATTATACCAAAATAGTGGAAGAAGTCTGCATGTTAATACTACTTAGGAAAAGAAACTATACTTTGTCGTCCTTCAAGAGATAAGCACACAATTTGATCTTTAAACTATGctcaaatcaataaataaagcgATTAGGTTTAGCAGTAGCAGTTAAGCAGTTAAGAAatacattattaattataattggAAAGTATTAGTTTGATtgtaaattataattactGTACAACCAGAATTGTTGCATTAGAGTGATTACACATCAAACGCTCGCActcatataattttaaattattataccGAACACTCATCAACTACATTCATTCCaaagcataaaaaataaagaaaaagaaaccaaaGCTAAACGAAAACTATAACGTGTTTGACAATGAAAGTCCCTTTTTCAGTTTACCAACTGTAGTTCCCCAATTAAAGAATATACGAAAGGGGAGTCCACATAAACATTAAAATCTGGAAGTTTTTACTTTGACTGTCACGAATCAGATCTTTCCCTAATGAAATTGTTATATCCATAAACATAATATTGAACAATATTTAAATCCCcattgttttgtaaatttaaagaTACGTTTTACGTGGTTGTGTTTATTCAGGAGACGAAAATCGTTTTCAACTTCTCAACTATGTGAGTCAGCACCTCCGCTGTCGTGGAATCCGGAAGCTCATCCAATACGGATGTAGTGCTTCCCGCCAAAACGCCCACTCGGGGATCTATGGGCAGAGTTCCGAGATGTGGTACTTGGGCGTAATTTGCAAGTGAGGCGCCACCGTTTGATGAGAAGATATTGGTGCACGAGGTGCAATGGGGGCACACGAACCTGTGGAAATCAAATATAAGATAATTTAGTCAAACATGAGATATATTATCACCTGGTTAAAGTCCACAGGTGTCGCCCTGCCGTGAACTTGACGCGTAGAAGCGTCCAATTAATAtctttatttgcattttcaataaGTCAGTCTTTTTCGTTAGGGAAAATACTAGATGCCTATCGTTACAGCCAGCACTGTaggtattttcaatttgttccGGACAAATAAACATTCATCCTGATGACCGACATGAGGTTTAACAATCTCAACGAACTTACCCACTCATATTCTCGACAATGCCCAAGATATTGATGCCGGTCTTCTTGCAAAAGGTGATCTCCTTGCGCACATCATCCAGGGCCACCTCTTGCGGAGTGGTCACAATTATGGCTCCGTGACATCCGACCTCCTTCAGGCATTCCATTACGGTGATGTGCTCATCCGATGTGCCGGGGGGAGTATCGATAATGAGGTAATCCAGCTCATCCCATCTGACATCGGTAAGGAACTGCCGGATCATCATGGTCTTTTTGGGGCCACGCCAAATGACCGGATCCTCGCGGTTCTTCAATAAAAACCCAATGGACATCACCGCTAGGGTTTGGGATTCATCCGTATAGACAGGAACCCATCCCTCGTCGCACTGAAAGATATCCCGTCCTTCCAGACCCAGTAGATATGGCACACTCGGTCCACACAGATCTATATCCAGCAAGCCAACCTAGTGATTAAGCGTATTAGTAATTTAAGAAATTCCTGTGTAATCTTTTGTGGTGAAATGGTTTGGCTTACCTTGAATCCGTTTTTTCGCAGTGCCAGAGATAACTGGGTGCTTACTGTGGATTTCCCTACTCCGCCTTTTCCTGATAGCACTACGATAATATTTTTAACCTTCTCTAGCATTTTAAAACGATTTTCAGTTTATTCCGAAATCAATACAATATCGTGGATTGCTTTTTGGTCAACAAGTGCCATCAGCTGTTCAGGGCTACGGTGATAGCGTTAGGGGTGTTCCAAGATTCTATAAGGTTGAAATATCTGTTATGTTGGcatgttttttatattcaatcatttttatttatctgtttgtaaacaaaaaatcattttattcCTCTTGTGTCATGTGATGATAACTAATATACAAATTATctgataaaaaacaaacaaataaagggCACTAAGATATAGCAACGCGATACCATAACAATACAATAATATATCCTGTAATATAACTAGATTAAATACGTTATAACCGGTAAAGTAGGGCTGTAAACTCTAAAATGTAAAACTTTAGTGGTCACTGTTCCGCAATGCTTTTTGAGTTCTTTCTGGGAAAATATAAAACGTTTGGCATTATAAGTTTGCCGGAACACCGCCTACGTTCCGCACCTCATCTGGCAACGCCCCTGTTATCAAGTTAGACATTCAGCCATCCGGCAACACCACCGCCGGCAAGTGTCGATTTTTATTGGTCCAAGTCGCGCGCAGCATGTTAATTGACAACAACAGACGGTAGCTGGCGAATGATAAAATAAACGTGCGCCGATCGAACGCGAATCGAGGATCCAGGAGCCGTGCCAACGCCATAGCAAACGAGGACACCCGAGCCGGGCGCCACAGAAACCGCTGCGAGGAGACCAGAGAGTGGGAAGCCTTGGtggaatcgaatcgaatgtTGCGCAACCTTCTGTCCCCGCATGTACTTAGCCACCAAAccgattccgaatccgatTCCGAGCCACCAACCACCTAACAACAACCACATCACGCCATCCGCTTACATTTGATAATCGAATTTAGTTAGGCGATGAAGAAGCGCACCAATTCACGTGGCACACCGACCTCGTCGGGCGATGCGATACTgcccaccacctcctcctccgccggcgATGCTGAGAGGGATCATCCTGCATACAAATCGGGCGCGGCTAGTGCCCCGGCTACGCCCACCAAGCGGCGGGATGGTAGCgatggcagtggcagcagtgCAGGCGCACGGAGGAAGCGAAAAGATGAGATCGCCCAGACATTTGTGATCGTCAACGAACGTCCTGTGGACGACATATCGCTGGACTTCTTCTACAAGCCACACACCATCACCCTGCTGGCTGTTTCGGTACTCGCCGTCATGTACTTTGCGTTCGTCAGGTGAGTAGAGAAGCCCATAATCCCGCTGGGAAACCCATTGTGAACTCTGGCAAAGAAAGACTTAGTGGGGATGTTCGAATACCAATGAAGGTTCATTAATCCTAGATAGAACGCAACTTCATTGCTAACTCGTTATTGGTTCATATCAACGATTTATTGGTGTTTTTTTCAATCATAGTTTTTTGCCTTTGTCGGCTGAGAAAAATCATTGAGTTCTGCTTGTTAACCCATTGAACGTTTATGCGGGTATTGTGTCCTCTTTAATTTGATAAAAGATCTGTAAAAGTATATTGGCCTTTATAATGCACCGACTGAATCCTAAAATATGCCAGCTTACGCTTAATGCGAGCTGTCCGAAAATAAGAGTTTGTAAATCCATATCTGTCATTACTGATTACTCCCTTTGAAAAGTACGTTAAGCTTCCATAGTACTGGTCTTAACCCTTATCAGTATTACATAACCGGTCTGTACCAGTTACCCCTTAGTAACAATAGTTTATTTTGCATTAGCTTGTAAAAAGTAGACCTAATTATTCAATCTTTCGAACAACTTACAAATGCTTGGTCTTGCTTTATCTGAGAAATAATCCATtacataatatatacataatttaaattaaatttaatttaccaaaaatgaaTTGAATCACTATAATCACCTAGCCGAAAAAATGCACTTAAAATCCTTTTTATCTATAAAGATCCTGGTTTGTACCCTatcttaatttttaataaaaaatctGCCCCACGTGCCTTAATATTTTAGTTGTTGTACTGGGGTTAAGCACTTAAAAATATCACGAATACTCTGCCAAAAGTGTCAACTCAGACAGCCGAAGGTTCAAAAAACGaaactaa from Drosophila yakuba strain Tai18E2 chromosome 3L, Prin_Dyak_Tai18E2_2.1, whole genome shotgun sequence carries:
- the LOC6534761 gene encoding cytosolic Fe-S cluster assembly factor NUBP2 homolog 2, whose amino-acid sequence is MLEKVKNIIVVLSGKGGVGKSTVSTQLSLALRKNGFKVGLLDIDLCGPSVPYLLGLEGRDIFQCDEGWVPVYTDESQTLAVMSIGFLLKNREDPVIWRGPKKTMMIRQFLTDVRWDELDYLIIDTPPGTSDEHITVMECLKEVGCHGAIIVTTPQEVALDDVRKEITFCKKTGINILGIVENMSGFVCPHCTSCTNIFSSNGGASLANYAQVPHLGTLPIDPRVGVLAGSTTSVLDELPDSTTAEVLTHIVEKLKTIFVS
- the LOC26535561 gene encoding cell wall integrity and stress response component 1, encoding MAKLIIICLLLRILKSCAMPIIDPDSIDDSLTCPPCENDFPTCYKVIVEVERGNGLPGSCCPRYECLDEEPVCDGSKRRFYKNKCTVCDPCEPLAIQCKEICPMEELEPICLTDNNEYKRKGDVWMENDGCTTCTCEDGYVSRSAIQCNHIYSCSNPIKVKGICCLICPEELGVSNDIFGDSTHKYRNSTSAPISEKSESSSSESSSTVPTDTSDSVPSTNGSASSPSTSSEMATSTPNTSEVSSSTENSSTDSSYEQLGGSATSESPDRKPDSEEQETSSDSPIETTTNPTTSDDLETFSVSSTFMELPISTEDGITKMSFNADNRTPKAIDEPTVILVTASNFSVATDNPFTNQPAVVAPESTSQIKDLNSMEIQQITYPYAEVPQEHIQTDWPWECVVVMVLVIFLVLIFLYAIVKRYSISKKYHAIPLNPVRKLNETEKTKAEQKL